One Peromyscus maniculatus bairdii isolate BWxNUB_F1_BW_parent chromosome 14, HU_Pman_BW_mat_3.1, whole genome shotgun sequence genomic window carries:
- the LOC143268381 gene encoding uncharacterized protein LOC143268381: protein MKLKSPTHTRLSLSWREKPKQSPRRLNPFHAKKLVLGGLVDGCLAAFPGLTTLHRAECSFTSYSRGPLPNFGYHGEIGSVCREELSSGLSDCVYRSGDLQFLCTAGAQLGARLRVPGSGEGSKCLPGASRQGGAGAASRCAAALGRRRTGTGGVRGALWAAAAGGPAFGKGRERVAGDPRAWGAVRSAPASAPPASEGGTGALRTQAARAPAGSSTTASWTPGQPPPGAAAAPQRTRERTHRARIATGGALDAAGLGYPRGCKVMGSPDWLAASSRFASGTGQVIISTTDWPFPK, encoded by the exons ATGAAATTGAAATCCCCCACTCACAcccgcctttctctttcctggcgGGAGAAACCCAAACAATCCCCAAGGCGTCTAAACCCTTTCCATGCCAAGAAGCTCGTCCTGGGTGGACTAGTGGATGGATGCTTGGCGGCCTTTCCTGGGTTGACAACCCTGCACAGAGCTGAATGCAGCTTCACCTCCTACAGCCGGGGGCCTCTGCCCAACTTCGGATACCACGGGGAAATAGGTTCTGTGTGTCGAGAAGAACTTTCCAGTGGTCTAA GTGACTGTGTTTACCGCTCTGGGGACCTGCAGTTCCTCTGCACAGCTGGGGCGCAGCTCGGGGCACGACTCAGG GTACCGGGCTCCGGCGAGGGAAGCAAGTGTCTTCCCGGCGCCAGTCGCCAGGGGGGCGCGGGAGCAGCCTCCAGATGCGCCGCGGCTCTGGGAAGGCGAAGGACAGGGACTGGGGGAGTGCGGGGCGCCCTGTGGGCAGCTGCAGCCGGGGGCCCTGCGTTCGGCAAAGGCCGGGAGAGAGTGGCTGGCGACCCCCGAGCGTGGGGAGCTGTCCGCTCAGCACCAGCGTCCGCCCCACCGGCCTCTGAGGGCGGCACCGGAGCCCTGCGGACCCAGGCAGCTCGGGCACCCGCCGGTTCCTCCACCACTGCCTCCTGGACGCCCGGGCAGCCGCCCCCCGGAGCGGCCGCAGCGCCGCAGAGGACTAGGGAACGAACTCACCGAGCTCGGATCGCGACCGGAGGAGCCCTGGACGCCGCCGGCCTTGGTTATCCCCGGGGCTGCAAAGTTATGGGCTCGCCCGACTGGCTCGCAGCATCCTCACGCTTCGCTTCGGGGACTGGGCAG GTCATCATTAGCACTACAGATTGGCCCTTTCCTAAGTAA
- the Zdhhc22 gene encoding palmitoyltransferase ZDHHC22, with the protein MLALRLLNVVAPAYFLCISLVTFVLQLFLFLPSMREDPTATPLFSPAVLHGALFLFLSANALGNYILVIQNSPDDLGTCQGTSSQRSQCPPPSTHFCRVCSRVTLRHDHHCFFTGNCIGSRNMRNFILFCLYTSLACLYSMVAGVAYISAVLSISFAHPLAFLTLLPTSISQFFSGAVLGSDMFVILMLYLWFAVGLACAGFCCHQLLLILRGQTRYQVRKGVAVRARPWRKNLQEVFGKRWLLGLLVPMFNVGTESAKQQDK; encoded by the exons ATGCTGGCCCTGCGGCTGCTCAACGTGGTGGCCCCCGCCTACTtcctttgcatttccctggtgacctTCGTCcttcagctcttcctcttcctgcccagcatgCGTGAGGACCCCACAGCCACCCCGCTCTTCTCGCCTGCCGTGCTTCACGGGGcgctcttcctgttcctctcagCCAATGCCCTGGGCAATTACATCCTGGTCATCCAGAACTCCCCAGACGACCTGGGTACCTGCCAGGGAACCTCATCCCAGCGATCTCAGTGCCCACCACCCAGCACCCACTTCTGCCGAGTGTGCTCCCGAGTCACGCTGAGGCACGACCATCACTGTTTCTTCACCGGCAACTGCATCGGTAGCAGGAACATGCGCAACTTCATCCTGTTCTGCCTCTACACTTCACTGGCCTGTCTTTACTCCATGGTGGCCGGCGTGGCCTACATCTCAGCTGTCCTTTCCATCTCCTTCGCCCATCCCCTGGCCTTCCTCACGCTCCTGCCCACTTCAATCAGCCAGTTCTTCTCCG GAGCTGTCCTCGGTTCTGACATGTTCGTCATCCTCATGCTCTACCTCTGGTTTGCCGTCGGCCTGGCCTGCGCGGGTTTCTGCTGCCACCAGCTGCTGCTGATTCTCCGGGGGCAGACCCGCTACCAGGTTCGAAAGGGGGTGGCCGTGAGAGCCCGGCCCTGGCGCAAGAACTTGCAGGAGGTCTTCGGAAAGAGGTGGCTGCTGGGCTTGCTGGTCCCCATGTTCAATGTTGGGACCGAAAGCGCCAAGCAGCAGGACAAATAG